A genomic segment from Nitrospira sp. encodes:
- a CDS encoding Carbamoyl-phosphate synthase large chain, translated as MPRRTDIRSILLIGSGPIVIGQACEFDYSGTQACKALKEEGYRIILINSNPATIMTDPDFADRTYIEPITLEVVEKVIECERPDALLPTMGGQTALNTAIGLAKRGVLEKYGVTLIGASIAAIHKAEDRDAFRQAMWKIGLRVPDSGVATSLSEAEQQLERIKFPAIVRPSFTMGGTGGNIAYNIEEFRTQVEWGLAMSPVRQVLIEQSVIGWKEFELEVMRDVKDNVVIVCPIENLDPMGIHTGDSITVAPALTLTDKEYQMMRDAALRIIREIGVDTGGANIQFGMNPVNGEMVVIEMNPRVSRSSALASKATGFPIAKIAAKLAVGYSLDEITNDITGVTKASFEPTIDYVVVKIPRFAFQKFPGADPTLTTQMKSVGEAMAIGRTFKESLQKAIRSMEVDQFGFSSKMGLDFGVPSDLNREEAVAQVRRAVRTPLPDRLWRLADGMRLGMTNEELFALTKIDPWFLEQIREIVSFERRLVAERGKVGTARLDRELLVDAKELGFADERMAQLLGVEQRTVRGWRLALETEAQPRSVTYKRVDTCAAEFEAHTPYLYSTYERECEARPTDRKKVVILGGGPNRIGQGIEFDYCCVHAAMALREEGIETIMVNCNPETVSTDYDTSDRLYFEPLTEEDVLNIVQREQPMGVVLQFGGQTPLKLALSLSRAGVTILGTSPDAIDRAEDRARFRELLDKLGLRQAESGMARSVEEAVKVAAAITYPVMVRPSYVLGGRSMQIVYDEAGLLAYMGSAVKASDKHPVLIDKYLRDAIEIDADAISDGTTVVVAGIMEHIEEAGVHSGDSACSLPPYTLDASIIEEIRRQMTALALELGVIGLMNAQFAVKDRTIYVLEVNPRGSRTVPFVSKAIGVPLAKLAMKVMVGKSLQQLQFTAAPTPVHLSVKEAVFPFTKFAGVDVLLGPEMKSTGEVMGIDSDFGWAFVKSQAGAGAMLPTSGTAFISVKSEDRAGAYDVARRLAALGFRITATSGTALHLSEQGLCVEVVNKVQEGRPHVVDHIKNGDVALVVNTVRTASAQTDSLSIRREALHKGVPYYTTMRGALAAVMGIEALLKKGLAIRALQEYHRMN; from the coding sequence GTGCCACGACGAACAGACATCCGCTCCATACTCTTGATCGGCTCCGGCCCCATCGTCATCGGACAGGCCTGCGAATTCGACTATTCCGGCACCCAGGCATGCAAGGCTCTCAAGGAAGAGGGCTACCGCATCATCCTGATCAACAGCAATCCTGCCACGATCATGACGGACCCGGATTTTGCCGACCGGACTTATATCGAACCGATCACGCTGGAAGTGGTAGAGAAGGTGATCGAGTGCGAGCGACCGGATGCGCTCCTACCGACCATGGGCGGACAGACCGCCTTGAACACGGCGATCGGTTTGGCCAAGCGGGGTGTGCTGGAAAAATACGGCGTCACACTGATCGGGGCATCGATCGCCGCCATCCACAAGGCGGAAGACCGCGACGCCTTCCGCCAGGCCATGTGGAAAATCGGGCTGCGTGTGCCGGACAGCGGCGTGGCGACCTCCCTGTCTGAGGCGGAGCAACAACTCGAACGGATCAAATTCCCGGCGATCGTCCGACCGTCGTTCACGATGGGCGGAACCGGCGGCAACATCGCCTACAACATCGAGGAATTTCGCACTCAGGTGGAGTGGGGGCTGGCCATGAGCCCGGTCCGCCAGGTGCTGATCGAACAGTCGGTCATCGGCTGGAAAGAGTTCGAACTCGAAGTGATGCGCGACGTGAAAGACAATGTCGTGATCGTTTGTCCGATCGAGAACCTCGACCCGATGGGCATCCATACCGGCGACAGCATCACCGTCGCTCCTGCCCTCACGTTGACCGACAAGGAATATCAAATGATGCGTGATGCGGCCCTGCGCATCATTCGGGAGATCGGCGTCGATACCGGCGGGGCGAACATCCAATTCGGCATGAATCCCGTCAACGGCGAGATGGTCGTCATCGAGATGAATCCGCGGGTGTCCCGGAGTTCGGCCCTCGCCTCGAAGGCGACGGGATTTCCCATCGCGAAGATCGCGGCCAAACTGGCCGTCGGCTACAGCCTGGACGAGATCACGAACGACATCACCGGAGTGACCAAGGCCTCGTTCGAACCGACCATCGACTATGTCGTCGTCAAGATCCCCCGCTTCGCCTTTCAGAAGTTCCCCGGCGCCGATCCGACACTGACTACGCAAATGAAGTCGGTCGGCGAGGCCATGGCGATCGGACGGACCTTCAAGGAGTCGCTCCAAAAGGCGATCCGCTCCATGGAAGTCGATCAATTCGGCTTCAGCTCGAAAATGGGCCTGGATTTTGGTGTGCCGTCTGATCTGAATCGGGAGGAGGCGGTGGCCCAGGTTCGGCGAGCCGTGCGCACGCCGCTGCCGGACCGGCTCTGGCGGCTGGCGGACGGCATGCGGCTCGGCATGACGAACGAAGAGCTGTTTGCGCTCACCAAAATCGACCCCTGGTTTCTGGAGCAGATCCGCGAGATCGTGTCGTTCGAACGGCGGCTCGTCGCCGAACGCGGGAAGGTCGGGACCGCAAGACTCGACCGGGAGCTGTTGGTGGACGCGAAGGAGTTGGGTTTCGCCGATGAACGCATGGCCCAACTACTCGGGGTGGAACAACGGACTGTTCGAGGCTGGCGTCTGGCGCTGGAAACGGAGGCACAGCCCCGTAGCGTGACCTATAAGCGCGTCGATACTTGTGCCGCCGAATTCGAAGCCCATACGCCCTATCTCTACTCGACCTACGAGCGGGAATGCGAAGCGCGGCCGACGGATCGGAAGAAAGTCGTCATTCTGGGCGGCGGCCCGAACCGGATCGGGCAGGGGATCGAATTCGACTACTGTTGCGTGCATGCCGCGATGGCGTTGCGGGAGGAGGGGATCGAGACCATCATGGTCAACTGCAATCCCGAAACGGTGAGCACGGACTACGATACATCGGACCGCCTCTACTTCGAACCGCTCACGGAAGAAGACGTCCTGAACATCGTGCAACGTGAACAACCGATGGGTGTGGTGCTGCAATTCGGAGGACAGACTCCCTTGAAACTGGCACTGTCCCTGTCCCGAGCCGGTGTGACGATTCTCGGCACCAGCCCCGACGCGATCGATCGCGCCGAAGATCGAGCACGGTTCCGTGAGCTGCTGGACAAGCTCGGGCTGCGGCAGGCTGAAAGCGGCATGGCCCGCTCCGTGGAGGAGGCCGTGAAGGTCGCCGCCGCCATTACCTATCCGGTCATGGTACGGCCTTCATACGTGCTCGGCGGACGGTCCATGCAGATCGTCTACGACGAGGCAGGGCTGCTCGCCTACATGGGCTCAGCGGTCAAGGCGTCCGACAAACACCCGGTCTTGATAGATAAGTATTTGCGCGATGCGATCGAAATCGACGCCGATGCGATTTCCGACGGTACGACCGTCGTGGTGGCGGGGATCATGGAACATATCGAGGAGGCCGGCGTCCACTCGGGCGACTCGGCCTGCTCGCTTCCTCCCTATACCTTGGATGCGTCGATCATCGAAGAAATCCGGCGGCAAATGACGGCACTGGCGCTGGAACTCGGCGTGATCGGCCTGATGAACGCGCAATTCGCCGTGAAGGACCGGACGATCTATGTCCTGGAGGTGAATCCGCGCGGCTCGCGGACGGTGCCCTTCGTCAGTAAGGCCATCGGGGTTCCCTTGGCGAAGCTGGCCATGAAGGTGATGGTCGGGAAATCGCTTCAACAACTGCAGTTCACCGCCGCCCCGACACCGGTGCACCTCTCGGTCAAGGAAGCGGTGTTCCCCTTCACGAAGTTCGCCGGGGTTGATGTCCTGTTGGGGCCCGAAATGAAATCGACCGGGGAAGTGATGGGAATCGACAGCGATTTCGGCTGGGCCTTCGTCAAGTCCCAGGCCGGAGCCGGAGCCATGCTGCCGACCTCCGGCACCGCCTTTATCAGCGTCAAGAGCGAAGACCGGGCAGGAGCCTACGACGTGGCTCGACGGCTCGCGGCGCTGGGGTTCCGGATCACGGCGACGTCGGGCACGGCGTTGCATCTGAGCGAGCAGGGACTCTGCGTGGAGGTCGTCAACAAGGTACAGGAAGGTCGCCCACATGTCGTGGACCATATCAAGAACGGAGACGTGGCCTTGGTCGTCAACACCGTGCGCACCGCGTCGGCCCAGACCGACTCCCTGTCCATTCGACGTGAAGCCCTGCACAAAGGCGTCCCCTACTACACCACCATGCGGGGGGCCTTGGCGGCGGTGATGGGAATCGAAGCCTTGCTGAAAAAGGGGCTTGCCATTCGAGCGTTGCAGGAGTATCACCGGATGAATTGA
- a CDS encoding Zn-dependent protease with chaperone function gives MHPSSNHSIESLLSTRVGRRAVLAWGGRAASVLATALGLGATAGLLQSIAGCQRAPGTARDQFIYLSEEKEMAMGLSAFREVLRQAPLSDNAELTQMVHRVGERIAKAANKPEYQWEFAVIQDDRTVNAFALPGGKVAVFTGILKVTKNEDGLATVMGHEVAHALQRHGAERMSRGILEQIGQLAALGAGAASGRPDAAMAAMTAYGVGVSLPFDRKQESEADYIGLRLMAEAGYDPREAVAFWERMSGCPRAMINKLCFRSQQAIPEFLSTHPSDVTRINQIEAWIPEALKHYHPPGKTPALPSGPIQPYRPPVGPMPEAPLPTG, from the coding sequence ATGCATCCCTCATCGAATCATTCAATCGAGAGCCTGCTGAGCACAAGGGTGGGGCGACGAGCAGTCCTGGCATGGGGCGGGCGCGCGGCTTCTGTACTCGCTACCGCGCTGGGGCTCGGAGCGACGGCGGGGTTGCTGCAATCGATCGCCGGCTGCCAGCGGGCACCCGGAACGGCCCGGGATCAATTCATTTACCTCTCGGAAGAAAAGGAAATGGCCATGGGCTTGTCGGCCTTTCGAGAAGTGCTGCGGCAAGCCCCGTTGAGCGACAATGCGGAACTGACTCAAATGGTGCACCGGGTGGGGGAGCGCATCGCCAAGGCGGCCAACAAGCCGGAGTATCAATGGGAGTTCGCCGTGATTCAGGACGATCGCACCGTCAATGCCTTCGCCCTTCCCGGAGGCAAGGTGGCGGTGTTTACCGGTATTTTGAAAGTGACGAAAAATGAAGATGGACTGGCGACGGTGATGGGACATGAGGTCGCCCATGCCCTGCAGCGCCACGGAGCGGAACGGATGAGCCGCGGGATTCTCGAACAGATCGGGCAGCTTGCTGCCTTGGGAGCCGGTGCAGCCAGCGGGCGTCCTGATGCGGCCATGGCGGCCATGACGGCCTACGGCGTCGGTGTGTCGCTGCCTTTCGACCGCAAACAGGAATCGGAAGCGGACTACATCGGTCTGCGTCTGATGGCGGAGGCGGGTTATGATCCGCGCGAAGCGGTCGCGTTTTGGGAACGAATGAGCGGCTGTCCCAGGGCCATGATCAACAAACTCTGCTTCCGGTCGCAACAGGCGATCCCGGAATTTCTCTCGACGCATCCTTCGGACGTCACTCGGATCAATCAAATCGAAGCCTGGATCCCGGAGGCATTGAAACACTATCACCCTCCTGGCAAGACCCCGGCGCTCCCGTCCGGTCCGATTCAACCCTACCGGCCTCCGGTAGGTCCCATGCCCGAGGCGCCCCTGCCGACCGGCTAA
- a CDS encoding Periplasmic serine proteases (ClpP class) produces MPSPWQLCAGLVIVALALMQTACVTINLPPGPGTLEEHKVSGTGKDKVLLMDISGVISSENKDGFYSSPGMLATVKEELERASKDERVKAIVLRINSPGGTVTASDIIYHELKHFKTTRKVPVVASIMDVGASGGYYIASAADAVLAHPSSVTGSIGVIMLTVNARGLLEKVGVEANAVTSGPRKDMGSPFRAMLPEERAIFQGVIDGFYQRFLQVVQEGRPALSGDLIKKLADGRIYSGEQAKASGLVDDIGYLDDAVELAKKKAGLTEARVVTYRRPGEYQNNIYSRLIGPGPSFANLANFDLLSMVRGGSPQFMYLWMP; encoded by the coding sequence ATGCCTAGTCCTTGGCAGCTCTGTGCCGGTCTGGTTATTGTGGCTCTCGCCCTGATGCAGACCGCTTGTGTGACGATCAACCTGCCTCCCGGACCTGGGACCCTCGAAGAACATAAGGTCAGCGGCACCGGCAAGGACAAGGTCCTGCTGATGGATATCTCGGGGGTCATCAGTTCGGAGAACAAAGACGGGTTTTATTCGTCACCCGGCATGCTCGCCACCGTCAAGGAAGAATTGGAGCGGGCCTCGAAAGACGAGCGGGTCAAGGCCATCGTGCTGCGGATCAACAGTCCGGGCGGTACGGTCACGGCCTCCGACATCATTTATCACGAACTCAAGCACTTCAAAACCACCCGCAAGGTTCCCGTGGTGGCATCGATCATGGATGTGGGCGCCTCCGGCGGCTATTATATCGCGTCGGCGGCCGATGCAGTGCTGGCCCATCCGTCATCCGTCACGGGAAGCATCGGGGTCATCATGTTGACCGTCAATGCTCGTGGACTCTTGGAAAAGGTCGGCGTCGAGGCGAATGCCGTGACCTCCGGACCGCGCAAGGACATGGGGTCGCCGTTCCGGGCGATGTTGCCCGAGGAGCGCGCCATTTTCCAAGGCGTCATCGATGGGTTTTACCAACGTTTTCTCCAGGTCGTGCAGGAAGGACGCCCCGCCCTGTCCGGCGACCTCATCAAGAAGTTGGCGGACGGCCGCATCTATTCCGGTGAGCAAGCGAAAGCATCCGGCCTGGTCGATGACATCGGGTACCTCGACGATGCCGTCGAGTTGGCGAAGAAAAAAGCCGGGCTGACGGAAGCACGGGTGGTGACCTATCGACGGCCCGGCGAATATCAAAATAACATTTATTCGCGGCTCATCGGGCCGGGACCGTCCTTCGCCAACCTGGCGAATTTCGATCTCCTGTCGATGGTGCGGGGAGGGTCGCCCCAGTTCATGTATCTCTGGATGCCCTGA
- a CDS encoding Carbamoyl-phosphate synthase small chain gives MKKAILALADGTWFEGRALGAEGETIGEVVFNTAMTGYQEVLTDPSYRGQIVTMTCPHIGNYGVTPEDIESRRIWAEGFVIKESSRLASNWRSRATLQEYLQEANVIAIEGIDTRALTRHLREKGAQQGVISHLDLDPRRAAEKARQAPSIIGRDLTATVTCERRYPWTSGTGDWAPKLRMPDSGSTQAAKTLWRVVAYDFGVKQNILRRLVDVGCEVTVVPASTSAKEVLALNPHGLFLSNGPGDPEGVPYAMAALRELIGRVPIFGICLGHQLLGLAFGFSTYKLAFGHHGANHPVIDLRTRKVEITSQNHNFAVRFPTDGPPQDRELSIVETPFGRVQMSHASLNDGSVEGMVCLDRPVFSVQYHPEASPGPHDSAYLFEEFISLMEKYHA, from the coding sequence GTGAAAAAAGCGATTCTTGCGCTCGCCGATGGAACATGGTTCGAAGGGCGGGCGTTGGGGGCGGAAGGTGAAACGATCGGCGAGGTCGTGTTCAACACGGCCATGACCGGCTACCAGGAAGTGCTGACCGATCCCTCCTACCGCGGGCAGATCGTGACCATGACCTGCCCGCATATCGGAAACTACGGAGTGACGCCGGAAGACATCGAATCGCGTCGTATCTGGGCTGAGGGTTTCGTCATCAAGGAGTCCAGCCGGCTGGCGAGTAATTGGCGCAGCAGGGCGACACTCCAGGAGTATTTGCAGGAGGCGAACGTCATCGCGATCGAGGGTATCGATACCAGGGCCCTCACCAGACACCTGCGGGAGAAGGGCGCGCAACAAGGCGTGATTTCCCACCTCGACCTCGACCCTCGCCGGGCGGCGGAGAAGGCCAGGCAGGCCCCGAGCATCATCGGGCGCGATTTGACGGCGACCGTTACCTGTGAGCGCCGCTATCCCTGGACGAGCGGCACGGGCGACTGGGCTCCGAAACTGCGGATGCCCGACTCAGGCAGCACGCAAGCAGCGAAGACCCTGTGGAGAGTGGTGGCCTATGATTTCGGAGTCAAACAGAATATTCTGCGCCGACTCGTCGACGTCGGCTGCGAGGTCACCGTGGTCCCGGCATCGACTTCGGCCAAGGAGGTATTGGCCCTCAATCCCCACGGGTTGTTCCTCTCGAACGGTCCCGGCGACCCGGAAGGCGTGCCCTATGCCATGGCCGCCCTGCGTGAGTTGATCGGACGGGTGCCGATTTTCGGCATTTGTCTGGGTCATCAACTGCTCGGTCTAGCGTTCGGCTTCTCCACCTACAAACTCGCGTTCGGCCACCATGGCGCAAACCACCCGGTCATCGATCTGCGGACGAGAAAAGTCGAGATCACGTCCCAGAACCACAATTTCGCCGTGCGCTTCCCGACTGATGGGCCGCCGCAGGACCGGGAGCTGTCGATCGTGGAGACGCCCTTCGGTCGTGTGCAGATGAGTCATGCCAGCTTGAACGACGGGTCCGTCGAGGGCATGGTTTGTCTGGACCGTCCGGTCTTTTCGGTCCAGTACCACCCGGAGGCCTCGCCGGGTCCCCACGATTCAGCCTACCTCTTTGAAGAATTTATCTCGTTGATGGAGAAATACCATGCCTAG